CAGATAGAAAACGTGACCTCTGAGTGATTTTATTTCAGGATACCTGGGCTACACCAGCGGTTTCTCTCTGAGCTGCATGGTCTTCTTCCTCATCGCTGTAAGTCTCTGATCATACGTGTAAAACATCACATGTTGCTTCCTGTCCCTCGTCGGCTAGCTGCTGGAATATCAGAGATGCACTTCCCGGCACTCTTCAGTATTCTCTCCTCTCATTGGACTAATGTTTGCACGCTGCAGTTTCAGGCTGTGCTGGTTGTCTGGCTGTCTCTGACCTAGTTTTGGCTGTGTGAGCTGTAACCCATTCACTGCTCTACCTACCCGTCTCTCTCTTTGCTTTGCTTTGCTCATTGACATACTTTCTACCATTCTGCATTATAACCACGACCTACAGCCTTGTGTTTCAGCCTAACGCCTCTGGTTTCTGCACTGCGCAGGTCATCTACAAGAAGTTCAACGTCCCCTGTCCCTTTGTGGACTTTGCCTTTAACAGCACTGGCAGCGAGCTGAATGTCAGCAGCAGCGGCCATGGCGGGGAGGAAAATCCAGCGTGCATACCTAAGATGGCCAACCTCAACATTCGAGTAAGGTTTATGCACGTGACTCCGTGTGAATATGCAAGGCCACCTGCACTGCTCTGACCACTGACAGCCACCCACTGATGTCATCAGCATGTTGCCAGTTCCTCCTCACAATCCAAGCATGGAAACGCTCAGCTAGGAACAGATCAGACgcttttatttgatttttccACTAAATGATTTTATGTACAGTAAGTTTCTTAAATTAGACCTCCAAGAACCAAAGAGAACTGATACGATTGAAAATAAAACCTTTTAAAATTCTCTTTCTAACTCCTTAAACATTCATTTAAGAGCAGCAGCTGATTTTCCTGATTTGATGAACTCCTATCAGATTCGGATTAGCATCTGTGTATTCGTTCCACTCAGGCTGACAGGAAGCATTCCCCTCTGCTTGGCACTTTACAACCCAGGCATTTTAAAACAGGCCGGTTAGCTGCCAGGCCCGCGTTAATCACAGGAAACAATTAACTCTGTGTGATGCGTCAGAGGGAGTAACGGGCAGTAAAGTGTGAGGTTGGTGGTAAGACGCCTGGGATGGCGCTGCTGTATCTATGGTGACCTGTTGGGGTTCATTTGCAGACGGCCTACACCATTCCCATCCTGGCGTTCGCCTTTGTGTGCCACCCTGAGGTCCTCCCCATCTACACAGAGCTGCGCAAGTATGTTCCCatgatggaaaacacattttggatttaaaaaaagaagaagtcaGTTTTACGAATAAATCCGAAATGCCTGCTTCGTGCTTTGGTTTCCATTGTTATAGTCACAGGCACAGCTttcactttattttgaaaagtctgCACTGCTTGTGTGGTGTAGCATGCTGTTAGCTTAAATGTATCATCCTGCTTTGAACTGCTGCCGCTTATTATCCTGAAGCCATTGTTGGATTTCCTATTGAATCTTTGCAAACTTCTGTAAAGAAATGTTGCTGCGAGGCTGGAGACGAGACCGGCAGTATCAACTCATAGACGTGTGTGGTGTGTTTTAaaagcgcgtgtgtgtgtgtgtgtgtggtcacatGGCAACATGTTCTGATTTCAGTGCCACCAAGAAAAAGATGCAACACGTGTCCAACATCTCCATTGCAGTGATGTACATCATGTACTTCCTGGCAGCTCTTTTTGGATACCTAACGTTCTACGGTGAGGAAAGCCTGCCGAGTTCATCTCTGATTATTATTGACTCTGtatggatttaaaaaaaatcgCATGAAACCTTAATTATGTGCCACCATCATTATTAATTAAAACACAGGATGGTTTTAGTTCAAAACTCTGCTAATTTGTATAAATAGCATTTGACTGAAtcttaaaattcaattcaattcaaagatactttattaatccaagacggacattagagtttcagtacacacaattctgagatcagacatacatacataggcaaagacacatgacaagaactggtgactgtggtcattcgcaacccgagtcgcactaccttaatagaaatcagaggggtttacatgaggattggttcaggaagaggggaaaaaagtcacttcagagttaccctccacagggagggcagctttgctatgcaaaaacacctcagacagagatgcaacagacttcagacattacacaacatgagtgtccactaggtgaggtggtagggtttgggactctccacacgtcagtgaatgcagccgcgatgagcagcgctcgtcacctcagtctggacagggggagggaggtcgttgggtttagagagcacagtgactcctggaatgattcagcggccttcaccggtcgcagtcccacccatgcaggctgggatagggagacagagttgctatGGCGACGGCTGCAATCCACATTtcttcggggggtggggggtgggtggtatttgtttcagcctcacaggttcAAGGGCACCAGCTTCAGATAaggattgttttggggacagacagagatcatttcctctctgccttagagttctgttggtcatcaacccctctagatccaatactggcataattaatctatcccaatccgtgctgatccatcaactcgctccttgatcgcatccatcttttgtgccaatgcatgaatctcagccaaagttccaagcttacgactcatctcgacaattatatgagtctgtgaattcacagcgcagtgcaatccatccctgagctccgggaaagagccaatattcctcgaaagctctttAATTTTCTAGTAAGCCAGGtgacctcccaggccaaaaagcaggaaacctgacaccaacaccacgactatccacacgtcttcagaatcctctacagacagttgagagaggcatatcaggttccactgtttccaggagtccatgatatgcccagctggatctgtcccaaaggggcatctgggagccccttctccctttCTCATCGATGAGAAACCGATGAGATTATGAAGCAAAAATATTCATAATTTAAATGcctgtaaataaaaaatgcaCAAGATTGTTCATTTTCTTCTAAATGCAGCAGTCTGAGCAGTTTATTGACAGTCTGCACGTCGGCTCAAACACAGCAGTGGAAGACTTTTGCACGTTGTGAAACATTAcgtaaatataataaaaaaagtaaaaggaGAAGTCACCGCTAATCATGTAGAACAGTGTGAACGTCCATGAAATCACTCTAAAATGAACATTTCTACATTTTAACAGTTAAAACGAATAATGAAGGAATGAATGAATAGATTTATTTAGATTTTGCATTATACCAGTGTTGTCACTTAACAATTATAGGTTATCAGACAGATCAATCGAAACTGGAATGGACTGAAGCTGATGCTTATTTTGTCCATCCCAAGTGTCCTCTTGATAAATACAAATAATTTTTCAAGATAATGGtagaaaaataaaatgcaaataaCGTAAAgaaataatataatacaatataatataatataataaattcAACAAACTCCTGAAAACTTACCTGTTTAATCAAGCATTTAAAGCctgttcatttattttactgtctccttctctctgattgtaaagcgtctttgagtagtggttaaaagcactatataaaacctctgcattattattattattattattattattattattattattattattattattaccagtaatataaaatataaaaaatgataAAATTAAAGATAAAGCCACATATTTGgtttattttccattttaaaaataaaataaaaatgaataagacATTAAAACCAATACTAAAAAATCTAATTGTTAATGAAGCACTAATAGAAGGCTAAAAATCAAAGATTGATAAAATAATAGTAGAAAATTATATACATAACATTTATAACTAACAATACAACTAGCATGGAGATGTAGCTTTAATACTGTAATGCAGAGTGTGATAAGAGTTATATATGTAATCCTGCTATGAATCACAACTATAATTTTAATGAGTGGGTTATTCATTTGTGCTTCGGTTAGTTGATCTTTTTTTTTATAGATTTGTtttcaaaacaataaaaaagcttCAGTTTTTAAGTTACTGTGTTTTCCAACTCATCCATGATGCACGCCTGCACCCTAGTGGCCACCTTCTGACACCATTTAAAGAAATAAGTCTGCTGTTACAAATAAATAACCCAAAGTGTCCCTTCCTTGTgctctctgtgtgtgtttctgttgtcTTCTGCAGGTAAGGTGGAGGCGGAGCTTCTGCACACGTACAGCCGCATCGATCCATACGACACTTTGATTTTGTGTGTGCGCGTGGCTGTCCTCACTGCCGTCACGCTCACCGTGCCCATTGTGCTCTTTCCTGTAAGTGCAGCGATGGCGTTTGCTGTTGTTTCACTAACACGCCCACGGTTGTTCACACAACACTTTAAAAATAACGTTCCTGTTTTCCATCAGGTGAGGAGAGCAATCCAGCAGATGATGTTCCCCAACAAAACCTTCTACTGGCCTCGCCACATCGCTATAGCCATGTGTCTGCTCACGTTTATCAACATGCTGGTCATCTTTGCCCCCAACATCCTGGGCATCTTTGGGGTCATTGGTAGGTTGAAGCGGTCGTGGAGGCAAAACGACTCATCTTTAAAGACTTTTCACCTTTTTTCTGTTCATTTTTCAAACACTGGCTGCAGGATTTACTAACTTAATCATTTAAAGTGGGTTTATGTGTGCGTGTTTTCCAGGTGCCACATCTGCTCCATGTCTCATCTTCATCTTCCCTGCTGTCTTCTATATTCGTATCGTACCCAAAGAAGAGGAGCCACTTTGCTCTGTCCCAAAAATCCTGGTGAGCATCTCTTGGAAAGTCCCTTGAATTTGTTTAGGTGTCTAATGGCGAGAATGAAACACTTCGATTGCAGATGTGCAGAAGTAAGAAAAAAATATAGTTTCCTACAGACGTTAAGATTACCGTGGCTATACACTCGTCCTCATCTGGAAAAAGCAAAGACAGTAGATCTGTGTGAGTCATTTAAACGATCTCTTCAGATTTTGCACATCTGGAATTTACCCCACAAATATGACTTTACTACATGTGCACAACTTTCATAAACATGGGTGCTGATTTCTCattttaaaggttccatatcacaaaaaatcaactttttggagctttttaccatgttgcattatttcctcatgagaaatacccccaaaccctttttggctgcattcattcaCTTTCCTTGTCTCAGCGGCAAAGTGGTCGATGTAAAGATTTTTCCTGCAAACGGAGAAAACTAGCCCACTTGCATCACCGGGCATTTCTCCTCCCCATGAACCTGATCTGGTCTCGGTTCTGAAACCttctgcaagggacagacacgcacggattgatggaagcgttttgctttcatacttctccgtctcctggggagtgttgcaaagcaattcctcgccaggacaacagagggcgtagcgctgttctgtggtatcctgtcatgtatcggtccaagatagtgtgtttatattgtgttttttgtgtatataagagacttttaacacggacatatttgtctctcattctcctccacctcgtcatgcgctcgccacctctaaacccacgtttcctgtcatttccgtccacaaataaaacgcttgctgtagaCCTTTTCACCCCTCCAgttacggggaattaaacgttcgtattttagagtttttttgcgaggtattcttcaagcttctccatgtctaccgctagttatcctctgctctctttatgtttttgagggtgcaatggcggcggtgtagacgacagcggcgtcctgaccaatcacaagcttgcgttctccgtctcgacggacggatgtttaaaaaagtgggctcgactccgtacataCTTGCGTGCCTACcagggccctacgcaaggacggataatggagttgcgtgtccacgcactgacgcagacggagaagcatgactcaggctgctGCTGTAGGCGTGTTTTGTGGGAGCGGGTGTGGACGGAGCTTAGATGAAACAGACCGTATCATTTCCAGGCATAAATTCAGCCTGATGAAAATAACTCTTATGTAAGACAAACAACAGTGCTAACGGTTATATTTGATTGTTTATTCTGCCTACCTTTGCTCTAGAAATAGCACGGTCTGGCCTCTTTAATGAATCTGGCAGGGCCGGATTTAGCCAGCCCCACAAAGGGGGGCAGGTAGATTATCAGGGAGTGCAGGTCTGGGAAATAATTTTTCGGGTGTCACATACCCCCCAAATCCCTAAAATGCGTAGGAAACTTTGCTATCATCATTACAGTTCTTCTATCCATCTATCTTTTCAGCCATGGTCTGTCACGATACCAGGCAGGGAAAATGAGCGCATGTTCTTCCCAAAATGGCACTTGGGGAAAACAAGAGCGGTGGGTTGGGACGGTGCGCTACTGTTCAGGCCTGTGTCACCCACAGCGACGGCTGGGTTGGTAGTGACGGGGACAGCAGGAGGGACTGTGGTGCTTGTGCAACTGGTTGTTCCAGTACTGCCCTAAACACGGGGGGTTGTGGTGAGTTGAGAAGCACCGACGAGCCGGCTTATGCCGCTAGTGCCTTAGCACTGTTGAAAGGTTTAGAAACCAGAAACCTACGCACATCGACTCGAttcacttcaaaaacaaatgaaagaagagAACAAGGCAAACTAAAACCATGAGAAAGAGTAACCAAATTATTCCAGTGACCAACAGCAGAAGAAAACTTCAACCAGTGGCTGCTGAGCTCACATAACAACGGTGCgtctctgtgttctgctgctgactgtCTGGGAGCGTGTGAACTGTGAAGCGAGTGACACGACAGAGAACGAGGTGCAGTGGCTGGCCACGCCCTCCCTATGCATCTACCAATCAGCAGCTactttgaatgagagagagaaagagagagagagagagagagagagagagagagagagagagagagagagagagagagagagagagagctctctGACCCCTTTTCATCAAATCTTttcaaatttgggatttctacatgTCATCGCATTTGGGGGGGCAGTCAGTATTTTTAGGGGGGCACtgcccctccttgcccatgccAACATCCGGGCCTGGTATCTGATTTTATCTGGGTCAAAACTGAAGCTGCCTGTGAAAATGTTGCCCTGTAATATTGGTTAGCTCAAAAGTAAAACCCTTAGAACAACACTTATCACCAGAGAATTAAAGAACGCAAAATAACATCATGAGGGCTGAAACTGCACAAAAGTCCCTACCTTCACACACGTCTCTGCTTCTCTTTCAGGCCGCCTGCTTTGCTGGGATTGGTTTCCTATTCATGATCATGAGTCTGAGCTTCATCATCGTCGACTGGACATCGGGCAGCAAAACCACCAGTAGTGGTCACTAGACACCTTCTGTTGTTATTATTTAGTTGCTATGGGCTTGTGTTGTAACCTCTCTGTTTGTAAGTTTAATCCAGATCCTCTTTTCTCTCCGATTGTATCTGCTACAGATACTACAGGTCACAGGGTGGCGTTGGGGGAGGGGCATGTATCTCCCTTCTCTGAACGCTCTTATTCTGATAGGGTGATGTCACGTTGTGCATCCTGCCAAAGGGTGACCGAAGCCCCAGGCCGGTACACTTCAAAGAGAAGTTAAACCACTCGAAGGCCAGTTAGCAAATAGACGTGATTTTGTTGAGCTTCTGGCTCCTCTTACAAGGTTttccattatgatagcacttattATGCACAAAATCGGACACGTCTCCTTTGTAGCTGCTAAATTAAATTGATTGATAATCATTTTTGTAGTTTGTGAGCCCGTTTTTTCCCTAAAAAACACTGACGTGCCGCTGCAGAAGCCAATGTAGCAGACAGTAGAGAGTTAGAAAACGGGTGATGAGTTGAGCTTAAAGACTGAATGCTCATTAACCACGGGCCACGTTAGGGCTCTCTGTTACTAACCTGTGCTGCTGATCTTTAATGTATTTCTTGTGGGATGTCAGTATTTCCTTTTGTAACTGAGCAGGGTTTAAAACCACAAAGCACATTTCCTGTAAGAAATAACCTAAATGTACATATGTTTTTATGAACGCCTCAGATAATGAAGGATAAACCGATGGGAGGAATCTGAGCAGTCAGGCGGTTGTGCGAGcagttctttctcttttttccagTATTACCTTAGAAAGGACCGTCAGAAATGGTACAGAGGACCCGAACGCACGAACTAAAGAGATAACTGCAGGACCTGCTGCTCGGCGATTCACCTCATCGAGTCGCGGTGATTTGATGAGTTGTTTCTAAGCATTTTTCTGCTAGTAATCAAAGGTAACCAAATGTATTAAATGAAGCAAAAGCAGCAGGTCACTTCCTGGGTGTCAGATGTGTGACTGGGAACATTAGCACAAGTTTAAATCCCGACACTAATGACAGATATCACATGTCTGTCTCAATCATGGGATGGCAGTGTGGTAATAAAGCACTTTTTCCCTTTGATAAGCACAATAATGGTAATGATGTGAGATCTGAAACAGCTCGCTGTAAAGGCTGGTGTTGAACACGATTTGATTAATGTTTCTGGAGCGCTCATGAACTCACCCTGTCATTTCCTCTGAATGCATCTGTTCACCGTGCTGTTGGAAGGTTTTAAATGTCCACGTATTTTAAAGCTGACTGGTGTATTTGAATGATTTCGTGTTGTTTGACCCACACCTGCAGTACTCAAAGTGTAACCCTGGTGTTTGTATTCTGCTGTTAATAGAAGAACTGCTGTTTTAACGTCATGTTTATTTGGTCATATCCAGTGGATCAGATTCAGCCATAAAACTATGATAGGATTGTTCCACTATAAATATTTTTTCTTACAGTTGTATTTTGTAGTCTGTGGTTTATCTTCGGTGGTTTTCAGTCGAGTTTGTCTTCCTTCGCTGCTCATCAGCAGGCACAAACCtacatttcattatttttgaaGATGCACCAGAATACTTACTGTCTTGTCCGTTTAATACATTAAAAACAATCTCTATaagaagtttgttattttttataaatttgTGTGCAGAGAAATAATCTGAATCAGCCACCGAAGCACAACTCGGCATGTTCAACTAATCTGTGGTCATTTTTACTCCCAGTTgccagttattttattttatttttatctattttgaTTGTTTGTATGTTCCAGTGGTGCAAACAGACATATCCTCAcaaaatgcaaataaataaataaaataaataaaaaataaaaacaagctaaaaACAATTAAACAAAGCAACAATGTGTGTGGTAAAACTGTTAGTGGCTGATGCAATGTGATCTCTGAGGACCTCTGTGTAGATGTTGTTAGCCTTGTTGATTATGTGATCTGTTGTATGACTGAATAGTAACATATTAAATAATGACATCAGCCAGCATTTATAAAtaatgtatataaatgtataccCTTTATATTCTATATTCATATCTATAGTTTATATAATGTAAATAGCAAATAAAGATTTAgtccaaataaaaaaatatataaatgtattCATTTTCAAAGTGCTTTTAAACCTTGTCCTTCAATTCATGTCTATTTTCATGTATCTCTATATATTTTAATATGTTGCTGGCAGTTATTGTACTGTTTATGATGCTGCATTAAAGATAATGACGTAACATAAAATTCTTATGTTTTGTTGCTTTTTAGCAGTTTAAAGTATTTGCATTTTGTAAATTATGTATTCAATATTCTGCAGATATTTTAATGTGGTTTGAGTCTAACGAATGCGTTTCTGCAATGCCATAGCAGTCCAAAGGGTGGCAGTATTGAGCTTTGAGTTTGCGTGATAGTGACAACGTCATACTCTAAGAATAACGTGAACTGCTTGCCCTAGAATTAGTTAATTGATTTTTCCCATGTgaaatctttaaacaatgactatGTATACATCAAACAACCATTCACTTCGTTAATTCCACAAACTCACTTAAATCTCAACGACAACCTCAGTGTAACTAAAGGAGAGGACTTTGAAGTGAATGTAACATTTTACGATTTAGTTTAAATTGCTGTTACAATACAGAAACAATAGATAGATTGGGAATATGTTTTAACTTTTAAACTACAACGGATTTGAAGCAATTTGACGTCAGAAGAAAAGCACTCGTCAcccctaatttcctcaaactatcACCAGGTCAAATCCTATTCCCAGTTTGTGTCATGCCAAGACGTGGTCAGAGACGGACATTTCTCACAACTATCGAAAGAAAAAGTTTGACAGAATTCTGACTCCATTTCCCAAAAATCCATTGGGGGTAGGTGGAGCTTTTAGAAAGTATCTGCTCCTTTTAAAAGAACCGGTACGTGATACAGCTAAGATTCTCGAACCCAGACTGTCAGTTGCGCCACAAAGTGCGCTGTAGATAAAAAAGAGCAGACCCGATCTCAGCGGAGGTTGGTTCTGCAGCTGCTGGGTTGGGGAGGTGACGGCGGCGCTGTCTCTGTATTGTCGGGCGAAGGGAAACTTCACGGCGGCTACGGGTGTGGCTTCAAACGTGATAAATCTCCACCGTGGGGAAAGAATGCGCTACGGTTGTACAAATTAAGAAAAGACAGGGTCGACTAAGCCCCTCTGAGAAGTGGTGAGTGAGAGCCCGGTAGCGCTAGCAGCTTTACGCTCGGGTTTTAAACAGCTGGAGTACTTTTAAAGCTGAACTTTGGCCGTTTTAACCTGCTCTGATGGTCCGCTGTGAGGACTAGCTAAAGGTTCACCAAGAAAAGTTACCAACGCTACTTTTTCTGCCCTCTGATGTTGACCAACTGAGCGTTTTGGGGTAATTTCGAACCTTTAATTTGGAGGAGACCGTgttcctttttttcttttctttttctgtattttctctaaCGGATGAACGGACGTcgtcacctttttttttttgggcaCAATTGACCATAACGGGAAGTCGTCTTGCTTTTAAGTCAGTGGATCCGTGAATTTTTCTATAGATACATATTATTTTTTTTCTCGGTAAATTTTCCCACTAAGCAGCAGACCTGAAGCGAGCACTGGGAAACATGGGTTGTACGGTTAGTCAGGAAGACAGGGAGGCGGCCGAGAAGTCTAAAATGATTGACAAAACTCTGAGAGAAGATGGAGAAAAGGCGGCGAGAGAagtgaagctgctgctgctgggtgagcacacacacacacacacacacacacgcacacacgcacacacgcacacacgcacacacacacacacacacacacacacacacacacacacacacacacacatgctaaaaTGCTTCTAATTACCAGATCTGTCAGATAGAAAATCCTTCAGTAGATTGAAGTTTAAACCTCATCTCCTGGTGAGACAACCATGGCAGCGTTTTGAGAAGTTATCTTGCAGCTCATTGCTTTGGCTTCAGTCAGAAATACTGTGACACCAACGTAAGGGCTGCTCTGGCGGTGCTTGGGAAAGTTTGGAGTAGCAACAAAAACTCTGTGGAGGTCTGTCCAGCAGGCCAGTTTTACAGCATGCTCAGTGAGGGTAGTATTGTGAAATAGTTGgaagaacaaacaaacaagaacCAGACCAGGTTTGCAGTGGTTTCCTCTCTGCAGGACTTGACTGAGAGGGTCAAACTTGGCTGAATCTGGTTTATTATGAGCAAGCAGGCGATTGGATTGAGGGTGAACCGTCTTGCCAGTTCTcagctttacacacacacacacacacacacacacacacacacacacacacacacacacacacacacacacacacacacacacacacacacacacacacacacacacacacacacacacacacacaggcttcgtACGAGATTCTCAATTCTTTAAATTCTAATTTTGACTCATTTTCTTGTATTTACAAGTGAAACAACACACTCAAACGAAGAACATGTGCTAATGAGATTCTTTTTCCTCATCTTCATTGATTTAAACCTACGTTACAGCAGTCGCTCGCTGCTGCCAGTGCCAGGTTTTAAACCATCTGCTGTTAGAATAAGCAGCGATTTTCACTGAAGACGTCCAGCTGAGCATAAAAACCTGCGATACCaatccgacgagcagaaaagagaaGGAATTGCTCTGATTCTGAAATGTTTAGAGCTATGTCGGATGTGTTATTGAGAGGTTTTGGAACGATGTGGAAAGGATTGTTTAGTTCTGAGTGGATTGGGTTTCTGCATCTTCTCAGAATGTTGAGGCAATTCAGGGGAATATTTGAATGAACGTTTAAACCGCCATCAGTGTCTCATTATGTGGTTATTCTGTTAAAACAATGAAATTCTGTCTGGAGGTGTCCTAGGTTGCACTgggaatgctaatgctagctgGTGACCTGTAGGCATGCAGCTTAGCGCAGCCGTGGAAATAACTGAGCTATTACTCAAAGTTGATTCCCAACTAAAACTCAACAAGTTTCCCAGAAGTCTTTGTGGCAGAATTATACCACACTGGG
This sequence is a window from Nothobranchius furzeri strain GRZ-AD chromosome 3, NfurGRZ-RIMD1, whole genome shotgun sequence. Protein-coding genes within it:
- the LOC107385727 gene encoding sodium-coupled neutral amino acid transporter 3 isoform X1, whose translation is MSEDKLAGTLETSATDGNAIPNGKGHEPGEEIAASAKTSLAADCEKEPVANNTQNASPRKNENRESNLPESQEFLSGREEKKTTRFTDFEGKTSFGMSVFNLGNAIMGSGILGLAYAMANTGVILFLLLLTAVAVLSSYSIHLLLKSSGIVGIRAYEQLGYRAFGTPGKMAAGIAITLQNIGAMSSYLYIVKNEFPLVIQAFLKVDNPTSEWYLNGNYLVIILSVTVILPLALMKQLGYLGYTSGFSLSCMVFFLIAVIYKKFNVPCPFVDFAFNSTGSELNVSSSGHGGEENPACIPKMANLNIRTAYTIPILAFAFVCHPEVLPIYTELRNATKKKMQHVSNISIAVMYIMYFLAALFGYLTFYGKVEAELLHTYSRIDPYDTLILCVRVAVLTAVTLTVPIVLFPVRRAIQQMMFPNKTFYWPRHIAIAMCLLTFINMLVIFAPNILGIFGVIGATSAPCLIFIFPAVFYIRIVPKEEEPLCSVPKILAACFAGIGFLFMIMSLSFIIVDWTSGSKTTSSGH
- the LOC107385727 gene encoding sodium-coupled neutral amino acid transporter 3 isoform X2, encoding MSEDKLAGTLETSATDGNAIPNGKGHEPGEEIAASAKTSLAADCENPRKNENRESNLPESQEFLSGREEKKTTRFTDFEGKTSFGMSVFNLGNAIMGSGILGLAYAMANTGVILFLLLLTAVAVLSSYSIHLLLKSSGIVGIRAYEQLGYRAFGTPGKMAAGIAITLQNIGAMSSYLYIVKNEFPLVIQAFLKVDNPTSEWYLNGNYLVIILSVTVILPLALMKQLGYLGYTSGFSLSCMVFFLIAVIYKKFNVPCPFVDFAFNSTGSELNVSSSGHGGEENPACIPKMANLNIRTAYTIPILAFAFVCHPEVLPIYTELRNATKKKMQHVSNISIAVMYIMYFLAALFGYLTFYGKVEAELLHTYSRIDPYDTLILCVRVAVLTAVTLTVPIVLFPVRRAIQQMMFPNKTFYWPRHIAIAMCLLTFINMLVIFAPNILGIFGVIGATSAPCLIFIFPAVFYIRIVPKEEEPLCSVPKILAACFAGIGFLFMIMSLSFIIVDWTSGSKTTSSGH